A window of Paenibacillus sp. 19GGS1-52 contains these coding sequences:
- a CDS encoding alkaline phosphatase family protein has translation MTEITNKLIVVVLDGLRYDAARKYMGYMEHLVEQGILSCYKVQSELPSLSRPLYEVLLTGTPVAKNGITANHIVRLSHEQSVFHLAVAANLRTAAAAYHWVSELYSSAPFNPFTDRHQHNVLKPIQHGSFYFEDQYPDSHVFADAEYLRQAFDPHFLYIHSMNIDDAGHHYGGESKEYEYSVRKVDGLLATVLPLWMEQGYKILVTADHGMTSSGYHGGVTPAERHVPLYTFGDGVLSLEKEVQALPQLRLAPLMCHCLGLEPAAAMSKEGLPPFVPVVSRKEEDEAVQL, from the coding sequence ATGACCGAAATAACGAACAAGCTCATCGTTGTAGTATTGGACGGACTCAGATATGACGCGGCCCGTAAATATATGGGCTATATGGAGCATCTCGTGGAGCAGGGGATATTATCATGTTATAAAGTCCAGTCGGAATTGCCCAGCCTGTCACGCCCTCTTTATGAAGTGCTATTAACAGGCACACCAGTGGCGAAGAACGGCATCACGGCGAATCATATCGTCAGGCTGAGCCATGAACAGAGCGTCTTCCATTTGGCCGTTGCTGCCAATCTGCGCACAGCCGCGGCTGCTTATCATTGGGTCAGTGAGTTGTACAGTTCTGCACCGTTTAACCCGTTTACGGATCGTCATCAGCACAATGTACTTAAGCCGATACAGCATGGCAGCTTTTATTTTGAGGATCAATACCCGGACAGCCATGTGTTTGCAGATGCCGAGTATTTACGGCAAGCGTTTGATCCGCATTTTCTGTACATCCACTCTATGAATATTGATGATGCCGGACATCATTATGGCGGGGAGAGCAAGGAATATGAATATTCCGTACGGAAAGTAGACGGTTTGCTTGCGACTGTATTACCGCTCTGGATGGAGCAGGGCTATAAGATTCTGGTCACGGCAGATCATGGAATGACCTCGAGCGGTTATCACGGAGGAGTTACTCCTGCAGAGCGGCATGTGCCATTATATACGTTTGGGGACGGTGTGCTGTCACTGGAAAAAGAGGTGCAGGCGCTGCCTCAGCTGCGGCTCGCTCCGCTAATGTGCCACTGTCTGGGTCTGGAGCCTGCGGCCGCGATGAGCAAGGAGGGTTTGCCTCCTTTTGTACCCGTAGTGTCACGTAAGGAGGAAGATGAGGCGGTGCAATTATAG